A single region of the Salvelinus sp. IW2-2015 linkage group LG20, ASM291031v2, whole genome shotgun sequence genome encodes:
- the LOC111981007 gene encoding zinc finger and BTB domain-containing protein 26-like has protein sequence MSSSFSDTLQFRFSSPVHDDSILQKMSLLREDRRFCDVTLVLGSGSFRFPGHRVVLAASSAFLRDQFLLHEGSRELLVTVVPSAEVGRRLLLSCYTGHLEVPLRELVSYLTAASALQMSHVVERCAQAVSQYLDPTLAHLKLERSPETEGTPPPPPDSVKHQPSSACLDEGEMEGETQEDPEDRDHSLTSEDTLDSVHMVHTNSTYPYSPYPYPTGAHRRKQRPPTPCREYRKRTFPPAGSPDHSSSGLADSSQDQEVGGDSGEDIYMLAARHMQGVGGGSPETSFRVLTGAEFSGRGQEMLLQRPYLCRKCDRGFHHLDSYVGHLKEHRLYPCLLCGKSFSQKSNLTRHIRVHTGVKPFQCPLCHKTFSQKATLQDHLNLHTGDKPHKCNYCAIHFAHKPGLRRHLKDIHGKSSLQNMFEEVV, from the exons ATGTCATCTTCCTTCTCAGACACACTCCAGTTCCGTTTCTCCAGCCCCGTCCACGATGACTCCATCCTGCAAAAGATGAGCCTGCTGAGAGAGGACCGACGCTTCTGTGACGTCACCCTCGTCCTCGGATCAGGGTCGTTCCGCTTCCCGGGTCACCGGGTGGTTCTGGCGGCCTCCTCTGCTTTCCTCCGGGACCAGTTCCTGCTGCACGAGGGGAGCCGGGAGCTGCTGGTGACCGTGGTGCCCAGTGCGGAGGTGGGCCGTCGGCTGCTCCTGTCCTGTTACACAGGCCACCTGGAGGTCCCTCTGAGGGAGCTGGTCAGCTATCTGACGGCAGCGAGCGCACTGCAGATGAGCCACGTGGTGGAGAGGTGTGCCCAGGCCGTCTCTCAGTACCTGGACCCCACCCTGGCCCACCTGAAGCTGGAGAGGAGCCCAGAGACTGAGGggacccctccaccaccaccagacaGCGTTAAACACCAACCCAGCTCAGCATGTCTGGacgagggggagatggagggggagaccCAGGAGGACCCAGAGGACAGGGACCACAGCCTGACCTCAGAAGACACTCTGGACAGTGTCCACATGGTACACACTAACAGCACGTACCCTTACAGCCCGTACCCTTACCCGACGGGCGCCCACAGACGCAAGCAGCGCCCACCCACGCCATGCAGAGAGTATAGGAAGAGGACCTTCCCCCCAGCAGGAAGTCCTGACCACAGCAGTTCAGGATTGGCTGACAGCTCCCAGGACCAGGAAGTGGGCGGGGACTCTGGAGAGGACATATACATGCTTGCTGCTCGTCATATGCAGGGGGTTGGGGGCGGGTCTCCCGAGACCTCCTTCAGAGTTCTGACGGGGGCAGAGTTTTCAGGACGGGGGCAGGAGATGCTCCTCCAGAGACCCTACCTGTGCAGGAAGTGTGACCGAGGGTTCCACCACCTGGACAGCTACGTGGGACACCTAAAGGAACACAGGCTCTACCCGTGTCTTctctgtgggaagagcttcagcCAGAAAAGCAACCTGACCCGACACATCAGGGTTCACACAGGGGTCAAGCCTTTCCAG TGCCCGCTTTGCCACAAGACCTTTTCCCAGAAGGCCACGCTGCAAGACCACCTTAACCTCCACACAGGGGACAAGCCACACAAGTGCAACTACTGCGCCATCCATTTCGCACACAAACCAGGCCTCCGGCGCCACCTCAAGGACATCCATGGCAAGAGCAGCCTTCAGAACATGTTTGAGGAGGTGGTGTGA